The Cucurbita pepo subsp. pepo cultivar mu-cu-16 unplaced genomic scaffold, ASM280686v2 Cp4.1_scaffold001238, whole genome shotgun sequence genome includes the window AGTGGTTTTAAGTTAACACGATTCTAAATGCAAAGGAGTTCTTATCATCTAACTCCCTAATCTAATGCGACATCAGCTTCAGGCCACACATGGAATTGTAGTACTACCTCAAGGTTGGCTAATCGTACACAACATGCTCAAATACTTTTTGTTTCGGAAGGCACATGAGTCTGAACCCCACGTTAAATGTGGGatagagaggaagaaaagaagtgTGGGAACGAAAGAAGCATCTACGTGGTATAAGAAATAGATGATAGAAGCTAAACTAAAAAAGGGTATTTGAAGATGAGTTATTTCCTTCATTTAAAAGGGGTcattaaatttgtaacaaaCGATTCAAGATTGCACGTTTAGCTCATTGGACGATGACCCTCTTTGGGACAACGCTCCAAGTCAGTGTCTTTCTCCATTCGACCCGAGGGCTTAATGAGGATTAACGCTGGGCAATAGTAGGGGGGTTTTGCACAAGCTAGGAGTGTACAGGAAACTTGTTACAAGCATAATTTGCACGATTCTGTCCCATAAGCATACAAAGATAACTTGTTACAAGCATCAATAAGacaaggaggaggaggagcagCCCATCTAACCTGAAACAGCAAGCTGTACATAGGCTAACTAAAGCATTTTCCACTTTAGATTTCTCACATTATGCCCATCCCATCAACATCTTTCGGACTCCGTCCTCGATCTTGTTCCTGGGAATCGAAGACCCGACTCCTTCATCAAGCATGACTCTGTATACTTCCCATTCTCGACCTCCGATCAAATGGCGTCTGATTTCTGCCTGGAAGATCGATCTCGTTCTAGTTAAGCTTTGTAATCATATATAGTATACCAAAAGCAAAAATTTGCACATGAAGTAACCCAGATGCATCACCAAAATTAAGTTTGTAAAGCTATATCTCATACTTTGAATCTTGAAAAGTTCTGGACTTATTGGAATATATCAGAGATTGCAAGGATGGCAAATTATTGTAAGGAGATCGGGACGTACCAAAAAAACACCGATGTCGAGCAATTTGAGAGCAAGGGTGATGTCATGGAACACGAGAGGTCGACCCTTGCCAGATAACTCTGTGGGGTTTGCCACCAAGAGTTCTGTGTCGGGACCTCTGCTCAAGATAGCTACTCTGAGGGGACGAATCAGTTCCATCCGCAACCGAGTTGACAATGCATTCTGCTTGCTTGGGTCTGTAATCTTCTTTCCATCAGCTTGCATGATGAACAAGTCGATCTCACAGCTTCTCGTTTGCTTCTTATTAAAGCGTCCATATGAGATCTGGCTACAGGATTGAGTTTAAATATTGATAACAGAACCTGAACTGATATGCAGTGCaagaaaacattttaaattgaCCTTCATCATGAAAAACGAAACGGTGAAAGGATTCGGACCCAACAAATAACTGAATGTTTATGTACCTGAATGTTGTAGTCTTTAAGCGTCCTCATAATGTCGTAAATAAGACCCTTGTGATCTTGACAGACAATTTGGACGAGTGTGTGAGAAGGACTGAGCGAATTGTCTAATGTAACAGAGACATCTTTATGAACTAATGATCTGCCTTGTGAAGTTTCATTCAACTCCAAGCTACATGATTCTTCTGCAATTTCAGAGGGAAGAGAGGATGCCTGTGAGCATAACATAACTTCGGCGTCGACCATCTCTATTTCACAGCTTATCATTGCATCTCCCAAGACATGTTTCAAGTGGTCGCACGTGTCCTGCTGTCTCTTCGTTGTGTGCATGAGATCCCTAATggacaaacaaaaatgaaaatatgttATGTACAACCTCTATGGGTTCCCTTATACTGCTGCTGAAATAACAAAGTGTTCCACCACTCAAGAACTTTCAAACCAAACACCTTCCACCCAACTGCTTGCaggtaaagaaaaagaaacggGAGACAGCAACGAGGTAAAAAGGAAGCTCATTCAAGAAGAGCTGACCAAACAAGAGTTTTGACAATTTAACATACAAGgaaagaattgtgagatcccacatcggttggggaggagaacgaaacattctttataagggtgtggaaacctctccctagcatacgcgttttaaaaaccttgagggaagttcgaaaaggaaagtccaaagaggacaatatctactagtgttgggcttgggctgttacaaatggtatcagagggacaccgagcaatgtgctaacgaggaggctgagcactgaaggggggtggacacaaggcagtgtgccatcaaagacgttgggccccaaagggaggtggattgggaggtcgcacatcggttggataagggaacgagtgtcagtgaggacgctaggcctcgaaaggaagtggattgtgagatcccacatcggttggggagaagaacgaatcattctttataagggtgtggaaacctttccctagcagacgcgttttaagggaaagtccaaagagagcaatatttgctagtagtgagcttggACCGTAACAAGAACACCCTACAAACACCACTGCCGAGGCATACTACTAGGATAGCCCTCCACTTCCTTTTTCCTTGCGGATAGCCTCTTGAACAAGTGAACTACTTGAACTATTTATGCAAGTTATACTACTCTAGCCCTCATGAACAAAGAATCCGTTCCACACAGGTCAAAATGAATTCATTCATTGAGAAATACAAAAAACACACAATGCAGATAAACAAAGCTCAATCTTGAACCTGGAGTCAATGATGAAAAACAGATCCATCACTTTTCCATCCGGAGTGGTCGACACTTTCACTTTCTCTATAAGAATCTCGAGCTCGCAAAGAACCCATGTTACATCTACAAACAAACCACTCGCTCCAAATTAGACACAAATATGGCAAGCAACACAAAAGGGAACCAACAAAGAAGACAAGAACAACAATATCCCCACGCTTCgctctctttttccttcttcagg containing:
- the LOC111786260 gene encoding ACT domain-containing protein ACR10-like, which translates into the protein MGILHDDVVLVRPSEKDDEPTVITVNCPDKTGLGCDLCRILLFFGLSIVRGDVTTDGKWCYIVFWVTGKSSTKWGLVKQRLIEVCPSCSSASTLSYFRPEPQPSKPPDMFLLKFCCHDRRGLLHDVTWVLCELEILIEKVKVSTTPDGKVMDLFFIIDSRDLMHTTKRQQDTCDHLKHVLGDAMISCEIEMVDAEVMLCSQASSLPSEIAEESCSLELNETSQGRSLVHKDVSVTLDNSLSPSHTLVQIVCQDHKGLIYDIMRTLKDYNIQISYGRFNKKQTRSCEIDLFIMQADGKKITDPSKQNALSTRLRMELIRPLRVAILSRGPDTELLVANPTELSGKGRPLVFHDITLALKLLDIGVFLAEIRRHLIGGREWEVYRVMLDEGVGSSIPRNKIEDGVRKMLMGWA